One genomic window of Elaeis guineensis isolate ETL-2024a chromosome 2, EG11, whole genome shotgun sequence includes the following:
- the LOC105032503 gene encoding uncharacterized protein yields the protein MVFFCFLVDQRRMVRSSKPAAGICSRCGGCASVADMVTATRFCYVPVYRRTWRAIICTFCGALLKSYR from the coding sequence ATGGTGTTCTTCTGCTTTCTGGTGGACCAGCGGCGGATGGTGAGGAGCAGCAAGCCGGCGGCGGGGATCTGCTCGAGATGCGGAGGATGCGCCAGCGTCGCCGACATGGTCACCGCCACCCGCTTCTGCTACGTCCCCGTCTACCGCCGGACCTGGCGGGCCATCATCTGTACCTTCTGCGGCGCCCTTCTCAAGTCCTACCGATAg